A portion of the Punica granatum isolate Tunisia-2019 chromosome 7, ASM765513v2, whole genome shotgun sequence genome contains these proteins:
- the LOC116213820 gene encoding probable boron transporter 2, whose amino-acid sequence MEETFVPFRGIKNDLKGRVLCYKQDWTGGIRAGIRILAPTTYIFFASAIPVISFGEQLERNTNGTLTAVHTLASTALCGVIHSILGGQPLLILGVAEPTVLMYTFMFNFAKDRKDLGQHLFLAWTGWVCVWTALLLFLLAILGACSIINRFTRLAGELFGLLIAMLFMQQAIRGVVEEFGIPERENLNQAALLPSWRFGNGVFALVLSFGLLLTALRSRKARSWRYGTGWLRGFIADYGVPLMVLVWTAISYIPVRHVPRGIPRRLFSPNPWSPGAYSNWTVVKEMVNVPPLYIVGAFIPATMIAVLYYFDHSVASQLAQQKEFNLKKPSSYHYDLLLLGFLTILCGLLGIPPSNGVIPQSPMHTKSLATLKHQLLWNKLASTARRSMKKNFNLGQLYRNMQEAYNEMQTPLAYQMPPALGLRELKESTIQLASRTGYIDAPVDETIFDVDKDIDDLLPVEVKEQRLSNLLQALMVGCCVAAMPLLKKIPTSVLWGYFAFMAIESLPGNQLWERILLLFTAPSRRYKVLEKYHATFLETVPFKTIAAFTLFQTAYLLLCFGITWIPIAGVLFPLLIMLLVPVRQYVLSRFFKWAHLQDLDAAEYEEAPAVTYNMSFEEQDLQGRAANMDSGEILDEVITRSRGEIRHPHSPKVTSSTPTSFEGIKPAYSPRMACSPRSSEFRPSSSPRLNGKEIEEKRSCSPGPSTVGRSPQGPL is encoded by the exons ATGGAAGAGACCTTTGTTCCCTTTCGCGGAATAAAGAATGATCTCAAAGGACGGGTCTTGTGCTACAAGCAAGACTGGACTGGTGGAATTCGTGCTGGTATCAG AATCTTGGCGCCaacaacatatatattcttcgCCTCGGCAATTCCGGTCATATCATTCGGGGAACAGCTGGAAAGAAACACCA ATGGAACATTGACTGCAGTGCATACTCTCGCATCAACTGCACTCTGCGGCGTGATACACTCCATACTAGGAGGGCAGCCACTTCTCATCCTCGGAGTTGCTGAGCCAACAGTCCTGATGTATACTTTCATGTTCAATTTTGCGAAGGACCGAAAGGATTTGGGCCAGCATCTGTTCCTTGCCTGGACAGGATG gGTTTGTGTGTGGACCGCTCTTTTGCTGTTTTTACTGGCCATTCTCGGCGCATGCTCTATAATCAATAGGTTTACACGCCTTGCCGGTGAATTATTTGGCCTTCTTATTGCTATGCTCTTTATGCAGCAAGCCATTCGA GGAGTCGTGGAGGAGTTTGGCATTCCTGAGAGAGAGAACCTAAACCAGGCAGCTCTACTGCCTTCATGGCGATTCGGGAATGGAGTGTTTGCATTGGTGCTGTCTTTTGGTCTTCTCCTTACGGCACTAAGGAGCCGTAAAGCAAGATCGTGGCGCTATGGAACGG GTTGGCTTCGAGGTTTTATTGCAGACTATGGGGTTCCGCTTATGGTGCTGGTGTGGACTGCCATATCATACATACCGGTGAGACATGTCCCAAGAGGGATTCCCAGGCGGCTTTTCAGTCCAAATCCATGGTCTCCTGGTGCATACTCAAACTGGACTGTCGTCAAG GAAATGGTGAATGTGCCACCACTGTACATTGTCGGAGCTTTTATTCCCGCCACTATGATAGCCGTGCTGTATTACTTCGACCACAGTGTCGCGTCTCAGCTTGCTCAACAGAAGGAATTTAATCTGAAAAAACCATCCTCTTATCATTACGATCTCCTTCTTTTGGGTTTCTTG ACCATTCTGTGCGGTCTTCTAGGCATTCCACCTTCGAATGGTGTGATCCCACAATCTCCAATGCACACAAAGAGCTTAGCTACCTTAAAACATCAG CTTCTGTGGAACAAGTTAGCATCGACTGCTAGGAGAAGCATGAAGAAGAACTTTAACCTCGGGCAGTTATACCGGAACATGCAGGAAGCCTACAATGAGATGCAGACTCCGCTTGCCTACCAGATGCCACCTGCTCTG GGCCTGAGAGAGCTGAAAGAGTCCACGATCCAACTGGCCTCAAGAACAGGCTACATCGATGCTCCCGTGGATGAAACTATCTTCGACGTGGACAAAGACATCGACGATCTTTTGCCTGTCGAGGTTAAGGAACAGAGACTGAGCAACCTTCTGCAGGCATTAATGGTGGGCTGTTGTGTTGCTGCAATGCCTTTGCTGAAGAAGATCCCAACATCGGTGCTTTGGGGCTATTTTGCTTTCATGGCAATTGAGAGCTTGCCCGGGAATCAACTCTGGGAGAGGATTCTGTTGCTTTTCACTGCTCCCAGTCGCAGATACAA GGTTCTGGAGAAGTATCATGCAACATTTCTCGAGACGGTACCCTTCAAGACAATTGCCGCATTCACCTTATTCCAAACGGCCTACTTGCTCCTGTGCTTTGGCATTACGTGGATCCCTATAGCTGGTGTCCTCTTCCCACTCTTGATCATGTTGCTCGTTCCTGTGAGGCAGTATGTTCTCTCCAGGTTCTTCAAATGGGCCCACCTTCAGGACCTCGATGCTGCAGAATACGAGGAGGCCCCTGCAGTAACCTACAATATGTCGTTTGAG GAGCAAGATCTTCAGGGAAGAGCAGCAAACATGGATAGTGGTGAAATTCTTGACGAGGTCATTACAAGAAGCCGAGGTGAGATCCGACACCCTCACAGCCCAAAAGTGACGAGTTCAACACCCACATCCTTCGAAGGCATAAAGCCTGCTTACAGCCCGCGAATGGCATGCAGTCCCCGATCAAGCGAGTTCAGACCGAGCTCAAGTCCTAGGCTCAACGGGAAGGAGATCGAAGAAAAGCGCTCCTGCAGCCCTGGGCCTTCCACTGTAGGAAGAAGCCCGCAAGGTCCGTTGTAA
- the LOC116213552 gene encoding transcription factor MYB98-like — MEHSSKLVENLTSSQSLLLSDHFDHYQKSQSKIVETRSGTMHEFHGLDQLQVANISSPVPPFRAMQNPLLPEIPPENYGFNGTTIDLDFYENKPYVDTYGGGHGQVMDNFQGGGYLGNFTERTGSCMAGQYFNCQLDVKPMSFVAPDEISCISAENGYSYQNQYGTSKARALASSTARRACKSRTKSHVVKGQWTIEEDRLLVRLVEQFGVRKWSHIAQMLPGRIGKQCRERWHNHLRPDIKKDIWTEEEDMILIQAHTEIGNKWAEIAKRLPGRTENSIKNHWNATKRRQYSKRKCRTKHPRGTLLQDYIKSLNLADPRKPTTSAGGASSAKTSQKEESSVHDRLVPNYEFDEMPIPDMAFDEDKLFQFDSFLGMDTTSENDEMEVEKMVDDMVNVVTEEEQEEEEEEEEGTKKEVDLLEMIYQVKKQ; from the exons ATGGAGCACAGCTCGAAGCTCGTCGAAAACCTCACGAGCTCCCAGTCCTTACTTCTCTCCGATCATTTCGACCATTATCAGAAATCACAGTCGAAGATTGTTGAGACTCGGTCTGGCACGATGCATGAGTTTCACGGCCTCGATCAGCTCCAAGTGGCTAATATCTCATCTCCAGTTCCTCCCTTCCGAGCTATGCAGAACCCATTATTGCCTGAAATCCCTCCTGAGAACTACGGGTTTAATGGAACCACGATCGACCTCGACTTTTATGAGAACAAGCCGTATGTGGATACGTATGGCGGTGGGCATGGCCAGGTGATGGACAATTTCCAGGGTGGTGGGTACCTTGGTAATTTCACTGAGCGAACGGGTTCCTGTATGGCCGGCCAGTACTTCAACTGTCAGTTGGACGTGAAGCCAATGAGTTTCGTGGCCCCGGACGAGATATCGTGCATCAGTGCTGAGAACGGGTACAGTTACCAGAACCAATACGGCACGAGCAAGGCCCGGGCCCTGGCCTCATCAACGGCTCGGAGGGCATGCAAGAGTCGTACGAAGTCCCATGTGGTCAAGGGGCAATGGACCATTGAAGAGGACCG GCTTTTAGTTCGGCTCGTGGAACAGTTTGGGGTGAGAAAATGGTCCCACATCGCGCAGATGTTGCCCGGTCGTATAGGCAAGCAGTGCAGGGAGAGATGGCACAATCATCTTAGGCCAGACATCAAG AAAGATATATGGACCGAGGAGGAGGACATGATCCTGATCCAAGCCCACACGGAGATAGGAAACAAGTGGGCTGAGATCGCGAAGAGGCTCCCTGGCCGGACCGAGAACTCAATCAAGAACCACTGGAACGCCACGAAGAGGAGGCAGTACTCGAAGAGGAAGTGCCGGACGAAGCACCCGAGGGGGACCCTCCTGCAGGATTACATCAAGAGCTTGAACCTGGCCGACCCAAGGAAGCCCACCACGAGCGCAGGCGGAGCCAGTAGCGCAAAGACATCGCAGAAAGAGGAGTCGAGTGTCCATGATAGGCTTGTCCCGAATTACGAGTTCGATGAGATGCCCATCCCTGATATGGCATTCGACGAGGACAAGCTGTTCCAGTTCGACTCATTCCTCGGGATGGACACCACGAGCGAGAATGATGAGATGGAGGTGGAGAAGATGGTGGATGATATGGTGAACGTGGTCACGGAAGAAgagcaggaggaggaggaggaggaggaagaagggaCGAAGAAGGAGGTCGACTTGCTGGAGATGATCTATCAGGTTAAAAAGCAgtga
- the LOC116213821 gene encoding triose phosphate/phosphate translocator, non-green plastid, chloroplastic-like — MQSAAFSPLSPSVTFRKSRRSHKLIPSSGSSSGSRSDPIRLSVSSRTDRIPPDAVSGLSASALPRRSWFSSPVSSSFSPVSGPRPWSGVHNFGTDRESDRFEVRAAPVLEVSGEGEQSGSLSRTLELGLLFGLWYIFNIYFNIYNKQVLKVFHYPTNATLVQLAVGSVLVLFMWTFNLHKRPKVSGAQLLAILPLAVVHILGNFFTNMSLGKVSVSFTHTIKAMEPFFSVILSAMFLGEMPTPWVVGSLVPIVGGVALASMTETSFNWAGFWSAMASNLTNQSRNVLSKKVMANKEDSMDNITLFSIITVMSFFLLFPVTYFTEGFKYAPSFLQSAAESGINVKQLLTRSLLAALCFHAYQQVSYMILQRVSPVTHSVGNCVKRVVVIVSSVIFFKTAVLFINSLGTGIALAGVFLYSRVKRIKPKQKAA; from the exons ATGCAGAGCGCGGCGTTCAGTCCTCTCTCTCCTTCCGTCACCTTCCGCAAGTCGCGACGGAGCCATAAGCTCATCCCAAGCTCTGGTTCCAGCTCTGGTTCCAGGTCTGATCCCATACGCCTCTCGGTCTCCTCCCGAACTGATCGCATTCCTCCCGACGCCGTTTCTGGACTCTCCGCTTCTGCCTTGCCGCGGAGGTCGTGGTTCTCGAGCCCGGTATCTTCCTCCTTCTCTCCTGTCTCTGGACCAAGACCGTGGAGTGGTGTGCATAACTTTGGCACCGATCGCGAATCGGATCGGTTCGAGGTTCGTGCAGCGCCCGTGCTTGAAGTCTCCGGAGAAGGAGAGCAGTCCGGCAGCTTGTCGAGAACGTTGGAGCTCGGATTACTGTTTGGACTCTGGTATATCTTCAATATCTACTTCAACATTTACAACAAGCAG GTTCTGAAGGTGTTCCATTACCCAACAAATGCTACATTGGTGCAATTGGCTGTAGGATCTGTGCTTGTGCTTTTCATGTGGACTTTCAATCTCCATAAAAGGCCTAAAGTCAGCGGTGCCCAG CTCTTGGCAATTCTGCCTCTTGCGGTGGTGCATATACTGGGAAATTTTTTCACCAATATGAGTCTCGGAAAAGTGTCTGTCTCGTTCACTCATACGATCAAAGCCATGGAGCCGTTCTTCTCAGTTATCCTATCTGCTATGTTTCTCGGAGAG ATGCCAACTCCCTGGGTTGTGGGTTCTCTAGTACCAATTGTTGGTGGAGTCGCTCTAGCATCAATGACAGAGACTTCTTTTAACTG GGCCGGGTTCTGGAGTGCAATGGCTTCCAATCTGACAAACCAGTCACGTAATGTTCTTAGCAAAAAAGTCATGGCCAATAAAGAG GATTCCATGGACAACATAACACTCTTCTCAATTATAACAGTCATGTCTTTCTTCCTATTATTCCCTGTGACATACTTCACAGAAGGCTTCAAGTACGCCCCTTCATTCCTGCAATCTGCT GCAGAGTCTGGCATAAATGTTAAACAGCTGCTCACAAGGTCGCTTCTTGCAGCTCTGTGCTTCCATGCTTATCAGCAG GTTTCCTATATGATACTGCAGAGGGTTTCCCCTGTTACCCACTCCGTTGGCAATTGTGTAAAGCGAGTGGTGGTTATTGTCAGCTCAGTTATATTCTTCAAAACAGCCGTCTTGTTTATTAATTCACTGG GAACGGGTATAGCACTTGCTGGAGTTTTCCTATACTCGAGGGTAAAACGGATTAAACCAAAGCAGAAGGCAGCTTGA
- the LOC116212935 gene encoding uncharacterized protein LOC116212935 gives MSFLTGPTEDSYKPVVNGDTTAASYWFNWRVLLCALWILASAAFSLFLIWKHEGRRGSNSHRTREGPSSQEEEPAGFLYDDEMWSPCLKGVHPGWLLAFRVVAFFVLLVMLIITSFVDGASIFYYYTQWTFTFITIYFGLGSLLSSYGCYEYHRRLVGDKVENMEIDSEHGTYIANGPLSSNKKPIPREGRKPADIWGYLFQITFQMNAGAVVLTDCVFWFIIVPFLAINNYNLSVLDINMHTVNVVLLIGDTALNCLRFPLFRIGYFFMWTVIYVIFQWILHACVSIWWPYPFLDLSSPFAPLWYISVALMHFPCYGIFALVVKLKHFLLSRWFPQSYQCVR, from the exons ATGAGTTTCCTGACGGGACCAACGGAGGATTCGTATAAGCCGGTGGTGAACGGGGACACGACTGCAGCGAGTTACTGGTTCAACTGGAGGGTCCTCCTCTGTGCTCTCTGGATCCTTGCATCTGCTGCATTCTCGCTCTTCTTAATATGGAAGCATGAAGGCCGTCGGGGATCAAACAGTCATAGAACCAGAGAAGGACCGAGTAGCCAAGAAGAAGAACCAGCCGGATTTCTGTATGATGACGAGATGTGGAGCCCGTGCCTCAAAGGGGTTCATCCGGGCTGGCTCCTCGCGTTTAGAGTCGTTGCATTCTTCGTGCTCTTGGTAATGTTGATCATTACATCGTTCGTCGATGGGGCAAGCATATTTTACTATTACACGCA GTGGACTTTCACCTTCATCACCATATATTTTGGG CTTGGATCGTTGCTGTCGTCGTATGGATGCTATGAGTATCACCGTAGACTAGTTGGGGATAAGGTGGAGAACATGGAGATAGATTCCGAGCACGGAACCTATATTGCTAACGGACCCCTCAGCTCTAACAAGAAACCGATTCCCCGAGAAGGCCGTAAACCGGCAGACATTTGGGGATATCTGTTTCAGATCACATTCCAG ATGAATGCGGGCGCTGTCGTGCTCACAGACTGCGTTTTCTGGTTCATAATTGTCCCGTTTCTGGCGATAAATAACTACAATCTCAGTGTC ttGGACATTAATATGCATACGGTTAACGTGGTATTGCTGATCGGTGATACAGCGTTGAATTGCTTG CGCTTTCCTCTGTTTCGGATCGGGTATTTCTTCATGTGGACGGTCATTTATGTGATCTTCCAGTGGATCCTCCACGCCTGTGTCTCCATTTG GTGGCCGTATCCATTTCTCGATTTGTCATCTCCATTTGCTCCTCTATG GTATATCTCAGTGGCATTGATGCATTTTCCTTGCTACGGGATCTTTGCGCTGGTTGTAAAGCTGAAGCACTTCTTACTATCGAGGTGGTTTCCTCAGTCCTATCAGTGCGTGAGGTAA
- the LOC116212930 gene encoding uncharacterized protein LOC116212930 — translation MINGGEGTPRGRDADASFGRVASPDLSDAASSKSDGDEASPPSRYSSCGESEFERYCSANSAMGTPSLCSSVHYTDCLDSEFGSFRSSGFGDDSSLDNFSLGGRFDRSSERSLKVRFSQGSTNSDQVSSNNGTEISLAHGESDKAESGIPREGTLSGAGNASFSELSGGGVQFSQLNSQDHLQMVGKEDEEGGGGQLLLRYGHSEDEGSMDNYGSDDDSGKNLPYLRNIQHDQGVKVEGNPFLMNSSVAFGADDWDDFVQETGEVMADHLVLNALHEPREANPETQRCIASLPSEGWTDFSNAGKIWEGKDLKDLPLGGVQVLDPVEGSRSRQVRSTGGNGSRESAETSGKESQDVGIWRREEDKSSTWNSNDQYRDAARDSSHNIDRVRFADESEEYLNSCSITNIFETDQESTVEKAHLDVQEGPRVEEISSEVDHCMNPEKLFSVDRSQHPEETHFEDIDTKMDPLSDTNSNQPSHHPIIPMKIRTDFSDDEMQKSSKLMATETEQTKHSTDFHLPVNIYEEHTSPTKVENVELSEFLDDVLHDMEEILLDSTESPGARFSHGKRTSRSESTFSPRDGGLTASTSNANDVDTFIQHKRRIDGIEVIGAKQKKGDVSLSERLVGVKEYTVYVIKVWSGNDRWEVERRYRDFLTLYHRLKSYFTEQGRSLPSEWSSVDRESRKIFGSASPDVISERSSLIQDCLWSVIHSRFFSHPPNALLWFLSPQDSDSALSSPNNRLADQSTTVSEGTDTENMSNLGKTIPLIVEIRPYKSLKQLLEGQHYCCAGCRKHFDEGRTLVREFVQTLGWGKPRLCEYMGQLFCSSCHTNDTAVLPARVLHYWDFTEYPVCQLAKSYLDSIHDKPVLCVSAVNPFLFAKVPGLLHVMGIRRKIGSMLPCIRCPFHRSINRGLGSRRYLLESNDFFALRDLIDLSKGAFAALPTILGTVSKKILEHITEQCLICCDVGIPCSARQACRDPSSLIFPFQEDEVERCTFCKQAFHKQCFKKLGKCPCQVQLGAANEARDSFKMDSSSGALAFSGGRSGSFFSGGLLSTLFPKVNSERTKDHREDDTIILMGSLPSTSF, via the exons ATGATAAATGGAGGAGAGGGGACTCCTCGGGGGAGAGACGCCGACGCCTCCTTTGGCAGAGTCGCCTCTCCCGATCTCTCCGATGCCGCCAGCTCGAAATCTGATGGCGACGAGGCATCGCCTCCGTCGAGGTACTCGTCCTGCGGGGAGTCTGAGTTCGAGCGGTATTGCAGCGCGAACTCGGCAATGGGTACTCCGAGCTTGTGTAGCTCAGTGCACTACACTGACTGCTTAGACTCTGAGTTCGGGTCGTTTAGGAGTTCGGGTTTTGGGGATGATAGCAGTTTGGACAATTTCAGCTTGGGAGGGAGATTTGATAGGAGTTCTGAAAGGAGTTTGAAGGTTAGATTTTCTCAAGGGAGTACCAATTCCGATCAGGTGAGCTCGAATAATGGAACTGAGATTTCTCTTGCCCATGGTGAATCGGACAAGGCTGAGTCGGGAATTCCAAGGGAAGGAACTTTATCTGGGGCAGGGAATGCTTCTTTTTCTGAATTGAGTGGTGGTGGTGTTCAATTTAGTCAGTTGAACTCTCAAGATCACTTGCAAATGGTGGGGAAGGAGGATGAGGAAGGGGGAGGAGGACAGTTGTTATTAAGATACGGGCATTCTGAGGATGAGGGTTCAATGGACAACTATGGCTCAGACGATGACAGTGGCAAGAATTTGCCTTATCTGAGGAATATACAGCATGATCAGGGGGTAAAAGTTGAGGGAAATCCCTTTCTTATGAACTCATCTGTTGCCTTCGGCGCAGATGACTGGGATGATTTTGTTCAAGAAACGGGGGAAGTCATGGCGGATCATCTGGTTTTAAATGCGTTGCACGAACCTAGAGAAGCAAACCCCGAAACTCAAAGATGCATTGCGAGTTTGCCTTCTGAAGGTTGGACTGACTTCTCAAACGCTGGAAAAATCTGGGAAGGGAAAGATTTGAAGGACTTGCCTTTGGGCGGAGTACAAGTTCTGGATCCTGTCGAAGGGTCGAGAAGTAGACAAGTTCGTTCTACAGGTGGAAATGGTTCTAGGGAATCAGCTGAAACGTCTGGTAAAGAATCACAAGATGTTGGAATTTGGAGAAGAGAGGAGGACAAATCTTCAACTTGGAATTCCAATGACCAATATCGAGATGCTGCTCGAGACAGTTCTCATAATATTGATCGGGTAAGATTTGCCGATGAATCAGAAGAGTATCTAAATAGTTGTTCCATAACAAATATCTTCGAGACAGATCAGGAATCAACAGTTGAGAAAGCCCATTTAGATGTGCAAGAAGGTCCCAGGGTCGAGGAAATTAGCAGTGAAGTAGATCATTGTATGAATCCAGAGAAACTCTTCAGTGTTGACCGTAGTCAACATCCGGAAGAAACACATTTTGAAGATATTGATACAAAAATGGACCCGCTCTCAGACACAAATTCGAATCAACCCTCTCACCATCCAATAATTCCAATGAAGATAAGGACGGATTTCTCTGATGATGAGATGCAAAAATCATCCAAATTGATGGCCACAGAAACCGAACAGACAAAACATTCTACGGATTTCCATCTACCTGTCAATATTTACGAGGAACATACTTCCCCAACTAAG GTGGAGAATGTTGAGCTTAGCGAATTTCTCGATGATGTTCTCCATGATATGGAAGAAATTCTACTTGATTCCACCGAGTCTCCTGGGGCTAGGTTTTCTCATGGAAAGAGAACTTCGCGCTCAGAGTCCACTTTCTCCCCCAGAGATGGCGGGTTGACTGCTTCTACCTCCAACGCCAATGATGTGGACACATTCATTCAACATAAAAGGAGAATCGATGGGATCGAAGTGATTGGAGCGAAGCAAAAGAAAGGAGATGTATCCCTGAGTGAGAGGCTCGTTGGAGTGAAGGAATACACCGTGTATGTAATAAAGGTGTGGAGTGGGAATGATCGCTGGGAGGTAGAGCGAAGGTATCGTGACTTCCTAACTCTCTATCACCGTCTAAAATCGTACTTCACAGAACAGGGACGGAGTCTTCCATCTGAATGGTCTTCTGTAGACAGAGAATCAAGAAAGATCTTTGGGAGTGCATCTCCTGACGTTATTTCTGAAAGAAGTTCCCTTATTCAAGACTGCCTCTGGTCAGTTATCCACTCCCGGTTCTTCTCCCACCCTCCAAATGCTCTGTTGTGGTTCTTGTCCCCTCAGGATTCTGATTCTGCCCTGAGCTCTCCCAATAATAGACTAGCCGACCAGTCTACTACTGTTTCTGAAGGGACAGATACAGAAAACATGTCAAATTTAGGAAAGACCATTCCACTAATCGTTGAGATTCGGCCTTACAAATCTCTGAAACAGTTGCTGGAAGGACAGCATTATTGTTGTGCGGGTTGCCGTAAGCATTTTGATGAAGGGAGGACTCTGGTACGAGAATTTGTGCAGACACTGGGCTGGGGCAAGCCTCGCCTGTGCGAGTACATGGGACAGTTATTCTGTTCTTCATGCCATACGAATGACACCGCAGTCTTGCCTGCAAGAGTCTTGCATTACTGGGATTTCACTGAGTATCCCGTTTGCCAATTGGCCAAGTCGTACCTCGATTCTATTCACGATAAG CCCGTGCTCTGTGTTAGTGCAGTCAACCCATTTCTGTTTGCAAAGGTGCCAGGCCTCCTTCATGTTATGGGTATTCGGAGAAAGATCGGGTCTATGCTCCCATGTATTCGATGCCCTTTCCATAGGTCCATCAATCGGGGACTCGGGAGTCGAAGATATCTCCTCGAAAGCAATGATTTTTTCGCCCTCAGGGACCTCATCGATCTTTCAAAAGGCGCATTTGCAG CATTACCGACAATACTGGGGACCGTCTCGAAGAAGATACTGGAACATATTACAGAGCAATGTCTTATATGTTGCGATGTGGGAATTCCCTGTAGCGCTAGACAAGCTTGTAGGGACCCTTCTTCCCTTATATTTCCTTTCCAG GAAGATGAAGTCGAAAGGTGTACATTCTGTAAACAAGCTTTCCATAAACAATGCTTCAAAAAGCTCGGGAAGTGCCCCTGTCAGGTTCAACTTGGGGCAGCTAATGAGGCTCGGGACTCCTTTAAGATGGACTCGTCCAGTGGGGCTTTAGCCTTCTCGGGAGGGAGATCAGGTTCCTTTTTCTCTGGCGGGTTACTTTCAACACTATTCCCGAAGGTGAACTCCGAGAGGACAAAAGACCATAGAGAAGATGACACCATTATTCTGATGGGTTCTTTGCCGAGCACCTCATTTTGA